Proteins encoded within one genomic window of Deinococcus metallilatus:
- a CDS encoding DUF2933 domain-containing protein: MRHLLRTAGGLVFLAFLGIAGFFLVTEHTAHVFGALPLVLVLLCPLMHLWMHGHGGQGHAGPGADLQDGSSRGGDAR; encoded by the coding sequence ATGAGACACCTGCTGCGCACGGCCGGGGGCCTGGTCTTCCTGGCCTTTCTGGGAATCGCGGGCTTTTTCCTCGTCACGGAGCACACGGCCCATGTGTTCGGGGCGCTGCCCCTCGTGCTGGTCCTGCTGTGTCCGCTGATGCACCTCTGGATGCATGGGCATGGGGGACAGGGCCACGCGGGTCCGGGCGCGGACCTGCAAGACGGTTCCTCCCGGGGAGGGGATGCGCGGTGA
- a CDS encoding heavy metal translocating P-type ATPase, giving the protein MTRQHETHHHGQTEASTQTSSVLEVAFRNCYDGSEFADLERSLSAIAGVQSVHIDRTRAVAHLGYDPGNVTEPELRRRLHAAGYDCDCEDCPPSAVQPGHPRVGHADRRHTGHDHAAMLARAATSAPHAPPTQSQGRQDTSAETGHAGHDHPAMTTSTSHPAAHDHAAMMASGAGAHAQMGHDEHAGHGEAMVQGMLRRFVISLVLTVPVVLYSPIGEVLGFTAMPPLGLSMAWFGLILATPVVWWGGWPFISAAWRALRRGEANMMTLIATGILVSWVFSVYATLFLGGREVFFEAAAMLTTLSLLGHWLEMRARFATGRAVEALLKLAPSTARVVRQGQEVEVPLEQVVVGDELAVRPGDRVPVDGEVVSGSSYVDESMITGEPIPVAKNPGAKVTGGTVNQNGAFHFRATAVGADTALSRIVQMVQNAQASKAPAQRLADTAGKYLVYVALTSGLIAFLVWYFLGNEGVVFALTATVSAIVIACPDALALATPTAITVGVGKGAREGVLFKNATALEATAGVNTVIFDKTGTLTEGKPALTDVIPVPGVGEADLLHLAASADRPSQHPLAEAIVRGAQARGVDIQRPDAFDSVPGHGVVATVQGQRVLIGNRKLMDREGVDVGALPGEVDRLAADGKTAMYVAADGRALGVVAVADTIRETARTAVQVLHGLGVQTVMLTGDNRRTAEAVARQLGMDTVIAEVLPGDKAAKVQELQGQGRNVAMVGDGVNDAPALAQADVGIAIGAGTDVAVETADVVLVRNSPADVASSIELARRVRGKIKQNLFWAAIYNVLAIPFAAGVLYPAYGILLRPEWAALLMSASTVIVTVNALLLNRVRLGRHPARPQTALASATQAH; this is encoded by the coding sequence ATGACGCGACAGCACGAGACGCACCACCACGGCCAGACTGAAGCCAGCACGCAGACCTCCAGCGTTCTGGAAGTGGCGTTCCGCAACTGCTACGACGGCTCGGAGTTCGCCGACCTTGAGCGCAGCCTCTCCGCCATCGCGGGCGTGCAGAGCGTGCATATCGACCGCACGCGCGCCGTCGCCCACCTCGGGTACGACCCCGGCAACGTGACCGAGCCCGAGTTGCGCCGCCGCCTGCACGCCGCCGGGTACGACTGCGACTGCGAGGACTGCCCGCCGTCCGCCGTGCAGCCGGGGCATCCCCGCGTCGGGCACGCGGACCGCAGGCACACCGGGCACGACCACGCGGCGATGCTGGCCCGGGCCGCGACGTCCGCGCCCCACGCCCCCCCCACCCAGTCCCAGGGCCGCCAGGACACCTCTGCCGAGACGGGGCACGCCGGGCACGACCACCCGGCCATGACCACCAGCACCTCGCACCCCGCGGCCCACGATCACGCGGCGATGATGGCCAGCGGGGCGGGCGCGCACGCGCAGATGGGCCACGACGAACACGCGGGCCACGGGGAGGCGATGGTGCAGGGCATGCTGCGCCGCTTCGTGATCAGCCTGGTGCTGACCGTGCCGGTGGTGCTGTATTCCCCCATCGGTGAGGTGCTGGGCTTTACCGCCATGCCGCCCCTCGGCCTCTCGATGGCCTGGTTCGGGCTGATTCTCGCCACCCCCGTGGTGTGGTGGGGCGGCTGGCCCTTCATCTCGGCGGCGTGGCGGGCCCTGCGGCGCGGCGAGGCGAACATGATGACCCTGATCGCCACCGGCATCCTGGTGAGCTGGGTGTTCTCAGTGTACGCCACCCTCTTCCTGGGGGGCCGGGAGGTGTTCTTCGAGGCGGCGGCCATGCTGACCACCCTGTCCCTGCTGGGCCACTGGCTGGAGATGCGCGCCCGTTTCGCCACCGGGCGGGCGGTCGAGGCCCTGCTGAAGCTGGCCCCCTCCACCGCCCGGGTGGTCCGGCAGGGGCAGGAGGTGGAGGTGCCGTTGGAACAGGTCGTGGTCGGCGACGAGCTCGCGGTGAGGCCCGGGGACCGCGTGCCGGTGGACGGCGAGGTGGTCAGCGGGAGCAGCTACGTGGACGAGTCGATGATCACCGGGGAGCCGATTCCGGTGGCGAAGAACCCGGGGGCGAAGGTCACGGGCGGCACCGTGAATCAGAACGGCGCCTTCCACTTCCGCGCGACGGCGGTGGGGGCGGACACCGCCCTGTCCCGCATCGTGCAGATGGTGCAGAACGCGCAGGCGAGCAAGGCGCCCGCGCAGCGTCTGGCGGACACGGCCGGGAAGTACCTGGTCTACGTCGCGCTCACCAGCGGCCTGATCGCCTTCCTGGTCTGGTATTTCCTGGGCAATGAGGGCGTGGTGTTTGCGTTGACGGCGACCGTGTCCGCCATCGTGATCGCCTGCCCGGACGCGCTGGCGCTGGCCACGCCGACCGCGATCACGGTCGGCGTCGGGAAAGGGGCACGGGAGGGCGTGCTGTTCAAGAACGCCACCGCGCTGGAAGCGACCGCCGGGGTGAATACGGTCATTTTTGACAAGACCGGCACGCTCACCGAGGGCAAACCCGCCCTGACGGACGTGATTCCGGTCCCCGGAGTGGGTGAGGCGGACCTGCTGCACCTGGCCGCGTCGGCGGACCGGCCCTCGCAGCACCCGCTGGCGGAGGCCATCGTCCGGGGTGCCCAGGCCCGGGGGGTGGACATCCAGCGTCCGGACGCGTTCGACTCGGTGCCCGGGCACGGCGTGGTGGCGACGGTGCAGGGCCAGCGGGTGCTGATCGGGAACCGCAAGCTGATGGACCGGGAAGGGGTGGACGTCGGTGCCCTGCCCGGAGAGGTGGACCGGCTCGCGGCAGACGGAAAAACCGCGATGTACGTGGCCGCGGACGGACGGGCGCTGGGCGTGGTGGCGGTGGCCGACACCATCCGAGAGACGGCCCGGACGGCGGTGCAGGTCCTGCACGGGCTGGGCGTGCAGACCGTGATGCTCACCGGGGACAACCGCCGGACGGCGGAGGCGGTGGCCCGGCAGTTGGGAATGGACACCGTGATCGCGGAGGTGCTGCCGGGGGACAAGGCCGCGAAGGTGCAGGAACTCCAGGGGCAGGGCCGCAACGTCGCGATGGTGGGGGACGGCGTGAACGACGCGCCGGCCCTGGCGCAGGCCGACGTGGGCATCGCCATCGGCGCGGGCACGGACGTCGCGGTGGAAACGGCGGACGTGGTCCTGGTCAGGAACAGCCCGGCGGATGTGGCAAGTTCCATCGAGCTCGCCCGGCGGGTGCGCGGCAAGATCAAGCAGAACCTCTTCTGGGCCGCGATCTACAACGTCCTTGCCATTCCCTTTGCGGCGGGCGTGCTGTATCCGGCGTACGGCATTCTGCTGCGCCCCGAGTGGGCGGCGCTGCTAATGAGTGCGAGCACCGTCATCGTCACGGTGAACGCGCTGCTGCTCAACCGGGTGCGCCTGGGCCGACACCCGGCCCGGCCCCAGACCGCACTGGCGAGTGCCACTCAGGCCCACTGA
- a CDS encoding YncE family protein — translation MTRPHRRQAWLLCGLLGLSGAAAAPTVYVENVTDSAIIALDGASGQVMGRVPIPGTPHGLISDPQRQRLFVVGGETGTVSVIDAARLRVLRTLRVGAGVRGLAVSPDGRRLYVTRAGPRTLTVFRTDTWQVERTVRLAQVPEHVLVGPGAAWLLVTSTSMAGSLPGARLSGSVTLLDGSTLKVRNTWMLGGRPYRAALSPDGRRAALTELDGERIDLLNTAPFAVAASYPVGMVPEQLAFRTGQELWVSNLSGTAVTVLDVSSGNSVNVGTGDGPYGLGISADGRDVFVSNMREGTVVRIDALTRRVTARYRLGGELHALVVGR, via the coding sequence ATGACCCGGCCACACCGCAGGCAGGCCTGGCTTCTCTGCGGCCTGCTCGGACTGTCCGGCGCCGCTGCCGCGCCCACCGTGTACGTCGAGAACGTGACGGATTCCGCCATCATCGCGCTGGACGGTGCGAGCGGACAGGTGATGGGACGGGTGCCCATTCCCGGCACCCCGCACGGCCTGATTTCCGACCCGCAGCGGCAACGGCTGTTCGTGGTGGGCGGGGAGACGGGCACGGTGAGCGTGATCGACGCGGCGCGGCTGCGCGTCCTGCGAACGCTGCGGGTGGGGGCGGGGGTGCGCGGCCTGGCCGTCTCCCCGGACGGACGGCGCCTCTACGTGACCCGCGCGGGGCCGCGCACCCTCACGGTGTTCCGCACCGACACCTGGCAGGTGGAGCGCACCGTCCGGCTCGCGCAGGTTCCTGAACACGTCCTGGTGGGTCCGGGGGCGGCCTGGCTGCTTGTCACCAGCACGAGCATGGCCGGGAGCCTCCCCGGCGCGCGCCTGTCCGGCAGCGTGACCCTGCTGGACGGTTCCACCCTGAAGGTCAGGAACACCTGGATGCTGGGGGGTCGGCCCTACCGTGCCGCCCTCTCGCCGGACGGGCGCCGCGCGGCCCTCACCGAGCTCGACGGGGAACGGATCGACCTGTTGAACACGGCGCCCTTCGCCGTGGCCGCCAGCTACCCGGTCGGCATGGTGCCCGAGCAACTCGCCTTCCGCACCGGGCAGGAGCTGTGGGTCAGCAACCTCAGCGGGACGGCCGTCACGGTGCTGGACGTGTCCAGCGGGAACTCGGTCAACGTGGGGACGGGTGACGGGCCATATGGCCTCGGGATCAGCGCGGACGGGCGCGACGTCTTCGTGAGCAACATGCGGGAGGGCACCGTCGTGAGAATCGACGCGCTGACCCGCCGCGTCACCGCGCGCTACCGGCTCGGCGGGGAACTGCATGCCCTGGTGGTGGGACGTTGA
- a CDS encoding sensor histidine kinase, whose protein sequence is MPLRWRLALVYGLGCALALFASGLLSYAFHTRSHYDELDRVLVDRALHLAAEVRQAGTRVNTDLQAGGLPVLSGVYGPDGRVRRRSAAAPALVQASPPQVLAAPAGPAYAGVVALFPRLTPPPPHPAGGAFGLLVGEQRWRVFVLPVRAGGTALGYVETLTPLGLLDRSVARLRTVLLGVGTLCLLGALAATWFTAGRLLRPLEAMTAAAREIARSREPTARVAPPPHDDEVGELARTFNTMLESLEESAQTQRRFIADASHELRAPLTVVRANLDLLRRYPDMPEAERADVVREAERESERMTRLVGQLLTLARGDAGLGIRRGQVVLEALVRETVQEAQHLARGQRLALGPVDAATVEGDGDRLKQLLLILLDNAVHYTPPGGQVNVTLRRDGPAARLTVSDTGVGIAGPDLPRVFERFYRGAPARTHHPGGSGLGLPIARWIAEQHGGSLRLASRPGVGTQVTFELPVAPGTGPGGR, encoded by the coding sequence TTGCCCCTGCGCTGGCGCCTGGCGCTGGTGTACGGCCTCGGCTGCGCCCTGGCCCTGTTCGCCTCGGGCCTCCTCAGCTACGCCTTTCACACCCGCAGCCATTACGATGAACTCGACCGCGTCCTGGTGGACCGCGCGCTGCACCTGGCGGCCGAGGTGCGGCAGGCAGGAACGCGGGTGAACACCGATCTTCAGGCTGGGGGCCTCCCGGTCCTGTCCGGCGTGTATGGCCCCGACGGGCGGGTGCGGCGCCGGAGCGCGGCGGCCCCGGCCTTGGTGCAGGCGTCCCCGCCCCAGGTGCTCGCCGCGCCCGCCGGACCCGCCTACGCCGGCGTGGTGGCGCTGTTTCCCCGGCTGACGCCGCCCCCGCCGCACCCGGCCGGGGGTGCGTTCGGGCTGCTGGTCGGGGAGCAGCGCTGGCGGGTCTTCGTGCTGCCCGTGCGCGCGGGGGGCACGGCGCTCGGCTATGTCGAGACCCTCACCCCGCTGGGACTGCTGGACCGTTCGGTCGCCCGGCTGAGAACGGTGCTGCTCGGGGTGGGCACGCTGTGCCTGCTCGGCGCGCTGGCCGCGACCTGGTTCACCGCGGGGCGGCTGCTGCGGCCCCTGGAGGCCATGACGGCGGCCGCCCGCGAGATCGCCCGCTCGCGGGAGCCGACGGCGCGGGTGGCACCGCCACCCCACGACGACGAGGTCGGCGAGCTGGCGCGGACCTTCAACACCATGCTGGAGAGCCTGGAGGAGTCGGCGCAGACCCAGCGCCGCTTTATCGCGGACGCCTCCCACGAGTTGCGGGCCCCCCTGACGGTCGTCCGGGCCAACCTGGACCTGTTGCGGCGCTACCCGGACATGCCGGAGGCGGAGCGTGCGGACGTCGTGCGGGAAGCCGAGCGGGAGAGCGAGCGCATGACCCGCCTCGTCGGCCAGTTGTTGACCCTGGCGCGCGGGGACGCGGGCCTGGGCATCCGGCGGGGACAGGTCGTGCTGGAGGCGCTGGTCCGCGAGACGGTCCAGGAGGCGCAACACCTGGCACGCGGGCAGCGGCTGGCGCTCGGGCCCGTCGACGCGGCGACCGTGGAGGGGGACGGGGACCGGCTCAAGCAACTCCTGCTCATCCTGCTGGACAACGCGGTGCACTACACCCCGCCGGGAGGGCAAGTCAACGTCACGCTACGGCGTGACGGCCCGGCGGCGAGGCTGACGGTAAGCGACACGGGCGTCGGCATCGCCGGGCCGGACCTGCCGCGGGTGTTCGAGCGCTTCTACCGGGGCGCCCCGGCCCGCACCCACCACCCGGGGGGCAGCGGCCTGGGCCTTCCGATCGCCCGCTGGATCGCCGAGCAGCACGGCGGCAGCCTGCGGCTGGCAAGCCGGCCGGGCGTGGGGACCCAGGTCACCTTCGAACTGCCCGTCGCGCCGGGGACCGGACCCGGCGGCCGTTAG
- a CDS encoding methyltransferase family protein, producing MTDTPAYGLWVLVAFNTVVFALFALSFARPRSPRDWRAFSAFTAFLVALFTEMYGFPLTLYLLSGWLQRRYPDLNVFSHDAGHLWWAMLGQRGDPHLGLPHLLSYLLIGGGFWLVAAAWDVLYRAQREGRVATSGPYARVRHPQYASFILILLGFLVQWPTLLTLLMFPVLVVMYLRLARREEAEARQVFGEAYARYAATTPAFFPALRRPGQTGRAGRPG from the coding sequence GTGACGGACACGCCCGCCTACGGCCTGTGGGTCCTGGTTGCCTTCAACACCGTGGTGTTCGCGCTCTTCGCGCTGAGTTTCGCGCGGCCCAGAAGCCCGCGCGACTGGCGCGCGTTCTCCGCCTTCACGGCGTTCCTGGTTGCGCTGTTCACCGAGATGTACGGCTTCCCGCTGACCCTCTACCTGCTGTCCGGCTGGTTGCAGCGCCGGTATCCCGACCTGAACGTGTTCTCCCACGACGCGGGGCACCTGTGGTGGGCGATGCTGGGGCAGCGCGGCGATCCTCACCTCGGCCTGCCGCACCTGCTGAGCTACCTGCTGATCGGCGGCGGGTTCTGGCTGGTCGCGGCGGCCTGGGACGTGTTGTACCGCGCGCAGCGGGAGGGACGGGTGGCGACCTCCGGCCCGTACGCGCGGGTCCGTCACCCGCAGTACGCCAGCTTCATCCTGATCCTGCTGGGGTTTCTGGTGCAGTGGCCGACCCTCCTGACCCTGCTGATGTTTCCCGTGCTGGTGGTGATGTACCTGCGGCTCGCCCGGCGCGAGGAGGCCGAGGCCCGTCAGGTGTTCGGGGAAGCCTACGCCCGCTACGCGGCCACCACCCCGGCGTTCTTCCCGGCGCTCAGACGGCCCGGCCAGACGGGGCGCGCCGGTCGTCCCGGATGA
- a CDS encoding family 1 glycosylhydrolase, protein MTHFLFATGIENSAPTLQGGRVRVDQMRDCGHDEHYELDFDLAVELGVNALRYGPPLHRSFVGPGRYDWSFADATFRALRRRGLTVIADLCHFGVPDWIGSFQNPDFPELFAGYAGAFARRYPWVQLYTPVNEMYICALFSGKYGWWNEGLTTDRGFVTALKHLVRANVLAMRTILEVRPDALFMQSESTEHFHARVPEVLAQEAFLNELRFLSLDLNYGRDVSASMLEYLLDHGLTRQEYAFFRAQRLTPHCVMGNDYYVTNEHCVFPDGRLEPSGDMFGYALITREYHRRYRLPVMHTETNAPQGRRGTEAADWLTKQWANVLKIRNDGVPVVGFTWYSLTDQVDWDTALRERNLRPYPVGLYDLDRRIRPVGTAYRELITAWRDVLPAQSVALTLPLTPAPTNPSCSPPPR, encoded by the coding sequence ATGACCCATTTCCTGTTCGCCACCGGCATCGAGAACAGCGCGCCCACCCTCCAGGGCGGGCGCGTGCGGGTGGACCAGATGCGCGACTGCGGGCACGACGAGCACTACGAGCTGGACTTCGACCTGGCCGTGGAGCTCGGGGTGAACGCCCTGCGGTACGGGCCGCCCCTGCACCGGTCCTTCGTCGGCCCCGGGCGGTACGACTGGTCCTTCGCGGACGCCACCTTCCGGGCGCTGCGGCGGCGGGGGCTCACGGTCATCGCGGACCTCTGCCACTTCGGGGTGCCGGACTGGATCGGGAGCTTCCAGAACCCGGACTTTCCGGAACTGTTTGCCGGGTACGCGGGGGCGTTCGCCCGGCGTTACCCCTGGGTGCAGCTCTACACCCCGGTCAACGAGATGTACATCTGCGCCCTGTTCAGCGGGAAGTACGGCTGGTGGAACGAGGGGCTCACGACAGATCGGGGGTTCGTCACGGCGCTCAAACACTTGGTGAGGGCGAACGTCCTCGCCATGCGGACGATCCTGGAGGTGCGCCCGGACGCGCTGTTCATGCAGAGCGAGTCGACGGAGCACTTCCATGCCCGCGTGCCGGAGGTGCTGGCGCAGGAGGCCTTTCTCAACGAGCTGCGGTTCCTGTCGCTGGACCTGAACTACGGGCGGGACGTGAGCGCCAGCATGCTGGAGTACCTGCTGGATCACGGCCTAACCCGGCAGGAGTACGCCTTTTTCCGGGCGCAGCGGCTCACGCCGCACTGCGTGATGGGCAACGACTACTACGTCACCAACGAACACTGCGTGTTCCCGGACGGCCGCCTGGAACCCTCCGGGGACATGTTCGGGTATGCCCTGATCACCCGTGAGTATCACCGGCGCTACCGGCTGCCGGTGATGCACACCGAGACCAACGCGCCCCAGGGCCGCCGCGGGACGGAAGCGGCGGACTGGCTCACCAAGCAGTGGGCCAACGTCCTCAAGATCCGCAACGACGGGGTCCCGGTGGTGGGCTTCACGTGGTACTCGCTGACGGATCAGGTGGACTGGGACACGGCGCTGCGGGAGCGGAACCTGCGCCCCTACCCGGTGGGCCTGTACGACCTGGACCGCCGTATCCGGCCGGTCGGCACCGCGTACCGCGAGCTGATAACGGCGTGGCGGGACGTGTTGCCAGCCCAGAGCGTCGCCCTCACCCTGCCGCTGACGCCCGCGCCTACGAATCCGTCCTGCTCCCCACCGCCCCGGTGA
- a CDS encoding DEAD/DEAH box helicase, with protein MAALETFVLPRQHAGRVTLHKNVLEQLASPEMVLLDGTSRPYRRGRTTGTLVEAPGAPSILVVPGPVKPPDDVDAVLWTEGGALPTSRADIEHLRARWVQPKFSRHMPLPEDARERALASWRDRFRFAEETVLEDGRLQEGLRSPQIGALHAALAHWKMTNEPATVVMPTGTGKTETMLALLVQQRLERLLVVVPNDALRTQISEKFLTLGLLKKVGALDPTCQLPVVCRLDHALQNAQQADDVFGPCNVVVTTMDVLRLCGDDAKARIVALCSHLFIDEAHHIGAKTWKQTRELFLDRKILQFTATPFRSGREPIPGRVIFNYPLLKAQEEEYFKPILFRPVSALDRDQADGLIITRALDTLDADLAPGEDRPAGFDHLVMARADNVRRAEDLHARYAEACRGKPYGAVLVYHAMPAPEKRAALEALARREARVVVCVNMFGEGFDLPNLKIAAMHDIHKSLTITLQFTGRFTRASRTLGNATLIANVSLAEVQAELRDLYAEDPDWNVLLRVLSAEASGRQEQLMDFLDTFQKTERALPIQNISPKMSAVVYRTTCPMWDPDHITDVVSEDLLYAPPTVSHREHVAVFVTRDQTPVGWGDFHTLQNVTWDVSILHWDAGRHLLYVHSSDLDEMPDKLARAVTGGTAERVEGETTFRCLHGIQRLTLTNLGLSSTIRGAVRFTMFMGSDIVSGLAEASTQDRTKSNIFGFGYERAERSSAGCSARGRLWSYQIAPTVYDWMRWCHSLGAKLIDDSIDVSGLLERAIKWRTVEGRPRAVPLAVEWSEDILARPEQAIMFELEGTVSHLYETGLAVTTFQEDGPLRFRVFTEEHSVEYEVVFGDDVGYRPVNGVEVLVTTGKAEKNTRVPLSEWLVRYPPTTYFHDRTVMWGRLIAHPAPVTAPFSTERVEAWDWTGTNIRAESQGPHRDPATVQYRVIQWLLGQDFDIVFDDDDTWEAADIVAIKLYDDRLVVRLYHCKYSGEDQPGARVGDLYEVCGQAQKSVHWRADVEGLFQHLVKREGERQARHGTTRFDLGDAATLRALGRRARYLRPEFHVSVVQPGVSKRRISDAQLNLLAVTELYLQETYGITFSVITSD; from the coding sequence TTGGCAGCCCTGGAGACCTTCGTCCTACCAAGACAGCACGCCGGTCGTGTCACCCTTCACAAGAACGTCCTTGAGCAGCTCGCCTCGCCGGAGATGGTCCTGCTCGACGGCACGTCCCGGCCGTACCGGCGCGGCCGAACGACGGGAACGCTCGTCGAGGCTCCCGGAGCGCCCTCCATCCTGGTCGTGCCCGGGCCCGTGAAGCCCCCGGACGACGTGGACGCCGTCCTCTGGACGGAGGGAGGTGCCCTTCCCACTTCTCGGGCGGACATCGAGCACCTCAGGGCGCGCTGGGTACAGCCGAAGTTCTCCCGCCACATGCCGCTTCCCGAGGACGCACGCGAACGTGCGCTGGCCTCCTGGCGTGACCGTTTCCGCTTCGCGGAGGAGACGGTCCTGGAGGACGGGCGCCTTCAGGAGGGGCTGCGCTCGCCACAGATCGGCGCACTCCACGCGGCGCTCGCGCACTGGAAGATGACGAACGAGCCGGCGACGGTCGTCATGCCGACAGGGACCGGCAAGACGGAGACGATGCTGGCCCTGCTGGTGCAGCAGCGCCTTGAGCGGCTGCTGGTCGTCGTTCCGAACGACGCGCTCCGAACACAGATCAGCGAGAAGTTCCTGACCCTCGGGCTGCTCAAGAAAGTCGGTGCGCTGGACCCCACATGCCAGCTTCCCGTCGTGTGCCGACTCGACCACGCCCTTCAAAACGCCCAGCAGGCCGACGATGTCTTCGGGCCCTGCAACGTCGTGGTGACCACGATGGACGTGCTGCGCCTGTGCGGTGATGACGCCAAGGCCCGCATCGTCGCCTTGTGCTCGCATCTGTTCATCGACGAGGCCCACCACATCGGGGCGAAAACCTGGAAGCAGACGCGGGAGCTGTTTCTGGACAGGAAGATCCTCCAGTTCACCGCCACGCCGTTCCGCAGCGGCCGTGAGCCCATTCCAGGCAGGGTGATCTTCAATTACCCGCTCCTCAAGGCGCAGGAGGAGGAGTACTTCAAACCCATCCTCTTTCGGCCGGTCTCGGCTCTGGACCGGGATCAGGCGGACGGGCTGATCATCACGAGGGCGCTGGACACCCTCGACGCCGATCTGGCCCCCGGCGAGGATCGGCCCGCTGGTTTCGACCACCTGGTGATGGCCCGCGCCGACAACGTGCGGCGGGCCGAGGACCTCCATGCCCGGTATGCGGAGGCCTGCCGCGGGAAGCCGTACGGGGCGGTCCTCGTGTACCACGCCATGCCCGCGCCGGAAAAGCGCGCGGCCCTGGAGGCCCTCGCCCGGCGCGAGGCGCGGGTGGTCGTCTGCGTGAATATGTTCGGGGAGGGCTTCGACCTGCCGAACCTGAAGATCGCGGCGATGCACGACATCCACAAGAGCCTGACGATCACCCTGCAGTTCACCGGGCGGTTCACCCGCGCGAGCCGGACGCTGGGGAACGCGACGCTGATCGCCAACGTGAGTCTGGCCGAGGTGCAGGCGGAACTCCGTGACCTGTACGCCGAGGACCCCGACTGGAACGTCCTGTTGCGGGTCCTGAGTGCCGAGGCGTCCGGACGCCAGGAACAGTTGATGGACTTCCTGGACACGTTCCAGAAGACCGAACGGGCCCTTCCCATCCAGAACATCTCGCCCAAGATGAGTGCCGTGGTCTACCGGACCACCTGCCCGATGTGGGACCCCGACCACATCACGGACGTGGTCTCCGAGGACCTGCTCTACGCCCCGCCCACTGTCAGCCACCGGGAGCACGTCGCCGTGTTCGTCACCCGGGACCAGACTCCGGTGGGGTGGGGTGACTTTCATACCCTGCAGAACGTGACCTGGGACGTGTCCATCCTGCACTGGGACGCCGGGCGGCACCTGCTGTACGTCCACAGTTCGGACCTCGACGAGATGCCCGACAAGCTTGCCAGGGCGGTCACCGGCGGCACGGCGGAACGGGTAGAGGGTGAGACGACCTTCCGCTGCCTGCACGGCATCCAGCGCCTGACGCTCACGAACCTCGGCCTGAGCAGCACGATCCGCGGGGCGGTGCGCTTCACCATGTTCATGGGCTCGGACATCGTTTCCGGCCTCGCCGAGGCCTCCACCCAGGACCGCACGAAGTCCAACATCTTCGGGTTCGGGTATGAGCGGGCCGAACGGTCGAGCGCTGGCTGCTCTGCCAGGGGGCGGCTCTGGTCCTACCAGATTGCCCCGACCGTGTACGACTGGATGCGCTGGTGCCACTCGCTGGGCGCGAAGTTGATCGACGATTCCATCGACGTGAGCGGTCTCCTGGAGCGCGCCATCAAGTGGCGGACGGTCGAGGGGCGTCCCCGGGCGGTGCCGCTCGCGGTGGAGTGGTCCGAGGACATCCTGGCGAGGCCGGAGCAGGCGATCATGTTCGAGCTGGAAGGAACGGTTTCACACCTGTACGAGACGGGCCTGGCCGTGACGACCTTCCAGGAGGATGGGCCGCTCCGCTTCAGGGTCTTCACCGAGGAGCACTCCGTGGAGTACGAGGTCGTATTCGGCGACGACGTGGGCTACCGGCCGGTGAACGGCGTGGAGGTGCTGGTCACCACCGGCAAGGCGGAGAAGAACACCCGTGTTCCGCTGTCCGAGTGGCTCGTCCGGTATCCGCCGACCACGTACTTTCATGACCGGACCGTGATGTGGGGCCGCCTGATCGCCCACCCGGCCCCCGTGACGGCGCCCTTTTCGACGGAGCGGGTGGAGGCCTGGGACTGGACGGGCACGAACATCCGCGCGGAGTCGCAGGGCCCCCACCGCGACCCGGCGACCGTGCAGTACCGGGTCATCCAGTGGCTGCTCGGGCAGGACTTCGACATCGTGTTCGATGATGACGACACCTGGGAGGCGGCGGATATCGTGGCGATCAAGCTGTACGACGACCGGCTGGTCGTCCGGCTCTACCACTGCAAGTACTCGGGCGAGGACCAGCCCGGTGCCCGGGTCGGCGACCTGTATGAGGTGTGCGGCCAGGCACAGAAAAGCGTGCACTGGCGCGCGGACGTCGAGGGACTTTTCCAGCACCTGGTCAAGAGGGAGGGGGAACGGCAGGCGCGTCACGGCACGACGCGGTTCGATCTCGGGGATGCGGCGACCCTGCGTGCGCTGGGACGCAGGGCACGGTACCTCAGGCCCGAGTTCCACGTTTCGGTCGTGCAACCTGGTGTTTCCAAGCGCAGGATCTCCGATGCTCAGTTGAATCTGCTCGCTGTCACCGAGCTGTACTTGCAGGAAACCTACGGCATCACGTTCAGCGTGATCACGAGTGATTGA
- a CDS encoding cation transporter, translating to MHTTQRLTIPIDGLGCGGALRAEGVLSRLPGVIRAYVNPATEMGYVEYDPGQFDLSHLRSALARAGFEAGPPSIR from the coding sequence ATGCACACCACCCAGCGCCTGACCATTCCCATTGACGGGCTCGGGTGCGGTGGGGCCCTGCGGGCGGAGGGCGTTCTGTCCCGGCTGCCGGGTGTCATCCGGGCCTATGTCAACCCCGCCACCGAGATGGGGTATGTGGAGTATGACCCGGGCCAGTTCGACCTCTCGCACCTGCGTTCCGCACTGGCCCGGGCCGGCTTCGAGGCAGGCCCGCCCAGCATCCGGTGA